One window from the genome of Pseudomonas sp. L5B5 encodes:
- a CDS encoding helix-turn-helix domain-containing protein has product MASLAMKITLERIALYQFTPTHCTQARDMLGWDMEQLSRESTVSVQAIQRFEAGFDIRDVTRLALAFCLEAQGLVFFPGFAPGRGMNIKGATPNPMERPDYAMIE; this is encoded by the coding sequence ATGGCCTCTCTAGCGATGAAAATCACCCTGGAACGTATCGCTCTCTACCAGTTCACCCCAACGCACTGTACCCAGGCCCGCGACATGCTGGGCTGGGACATGGAGCAGCTATCCCGCGAATCGACGGTCTCGGTACAAGCCATACAGCGTTTCGAAGCCGGCTTCGATATTCGAGACGTGACGCGCCTGGCCCTGGCGTTCTGTCTTGAAGCCCAGGGCCTTGTGTTCTTTCCGGGTTTCGCCCCTGGCCGGGGCATGAACATCAAGGGGGCAACCCCCAATCCGATGGAGCGCCCGGACTACGCCATGATCGAATGA
- a CDS encoding sulfite exporter TauE/SafE family protein codes for MFYLLLAIFGCMTGISAVLFGFGGGFVVVPLLYWMLLGTHGAGSAAGQSAMHIAVATSTCVMIVNALVASRRHQRAGNLIRHYLWPLGAYIGLGAIFGAAAAMWVSGEMIRYAFIAYLAVTIADCLLRRGFLEQAKGLEARRLGTAETLFGGVGIGVIATFLGVGGSVMTVPLLRRCGLTMTQATSMANPLSVPVALAGTATYLLLAGFSRFDLGPWFVGYVDLMAFLVLTLGSLLGIRLATPWIGRIPDRVHARVYIGLLVLVLLSMCLK; via the coding sequence ATGTTCTATCTACTGCTGGCAATCTTTGGTTGCATGACAGGCATCAGTGCGGTGCTGTTCGGTTTCGGCGGCGGCTTCGTGGTGGTGCCCCTGTTGTACTGGATGCTCCTGGGCACTCATGGGGCAGGCTCGGCAGCGGGGCAATCGGCGATGCACATCGCGGTGGCCACTTCCACCTGCGTGATGATCGTCAATGCCCTGGTCGCCAGCCGTCGGCATCAGCGTGCAGGCAATCTGATCCGTCACTACCTGTGGCCTCTGGGAGCCTACATCGGCCTGGGGGCCATCTTCGGCGCGGCAGCGGCCATGTGGGTCAGTGGCGAGATGATTCGCTATGCCTTCATTGCCTATCTGGCTGTGACCATCGCCGATTGCTTGCTGCGGCGCGGCTTTCTCGAACAGGCCAAAGGGCTGGAGGCGCGTCGTCTGGGCACCGCAGAAACCCTCTTCGGCGGCGTAGGCATCGGTGTGATTGCCACCTTCCTGGGGGTCGGCGGCAGCGTGATGACGGTTCCGCTGTTGCGCCGTTGCGGCCTGACCATGACCCAGGCCACCTCGATGGCCAACCCCTTGAGCGTGCCGGTGGCGCTGGCGGGTACGGCCACCTACCTGTTGCTTGCCGGGTTCAGCCGCTTCGACCTGGGGCCCTGGTTCGTCGGTTATGTCGACCTGATGGCGTTCCTGGTGCTGACCCTGGGGTCGCTCTTGGGCATTCGCCTGGCCACGCCCTGGATCGGCCGGATCCCGGATCGGGTGCATGCGCGGGTGTACATCGGGCTGCTGGTACTGGTGCTGCTGAGCATGTGCCTGAAGTGA
- a CDS encoding methyl-accepting chemotaxis protein → MLFNRHNKTIDSLNRTIAEQSRMLDAIDRSMAVIEFDLNGTVLRANDNFLKTLGYREDQVLGQPHRLFCTPEFARSSDYQKLWTRLKDGHFESGTFERIASDGRSLWLEASYNPIRDEAGKVYKVIKYALDVTARIQEEVEARSKLDAIDRAMAVIEFDLDGTILGANSNFLSRLGYSLADIKGKHHRMFCKPELANSSGYQDFWNRLNKGQFFNGRFERLDKHGRTLWLEANYNPVYDAAGRLCKVVKYAADVTEQVEKHEHDAQSAAQAYHISVQTRKVAEQGTEVIQQAASEMRQIASNIEDSSSQIARLGERSEQITAIVNTIRAIADQTNLLALNAAIEAARAGEQGRGFAVVADEVRQLAARTSGSTAEISSMIDMIQNETQQAIKSMDGTRERAAKGVQLADQAGSAILQIRDGASEAVEAVSVFAGDRGAL, encoded by the coding sequence ATGCTATTCAACCGCCACAACAAGACCATCGATTCCCTGAACCGGACCATCGCCGAACAATCCCGCATGCTGGACGCCATCGACCGCTCCATGGCGGTGATCGAGTTCGACCTCAATGGCACCGTACTGCGGGCCAACGACAACTTCCTCAAGACCCTGGGCTATCGCGAAGACCAGGTGCTCGGCCAGCCCCACCGACTGTTCTGCACCCCGGAGTTTGCCCGTAGCAGCGACTATCAGAAGCTGTGGACACGCCTGAAGGACGGCCACTTCGAATCCGGCACCTTCGAGCGTATCGCCAGCGATGGCCGCAGCCTATGGCTGGAAGCCAGCTACAACCCCATCCGCGATGAGGCCGGCAAGGTCTACAAGGTGATCAAGTATGCCCTCGACGTCACGGCCAGAATCCAGGAAGAGGTCGAGGCACGCAGCAAGCTGGATGCCATAGACCGGGCCATGGCGGTGATCGAGTTCGATCTCGACGGCACCATCCTCGGCGCCAACTCCAATTTTCTCAGCCGCCTGGGCTACAGCCTGGCCGACATCAAGGGCAAGCATCACCGGATGTTCTGCAAGCCGGAGCTGGCCAACAGCAGCGGTTACCAGGACTTCTGGAACCGCCTGAACAAGGGACAATTCTTCAATGGCCGTTTCGAGCGCCTCGACAAGCATGGCCGCACCCTGTGGCTGGAGGCCAACTACAACCCGGTCTACGATGCCGCCGGGCGCCTGTGCAAGGTGGTCAAGTACGCCGCCGACGTCACCGAGCAGGTGGAGAAGCACGAGCATGACGCCCAGAGCGCTGCCCAGGCCTACCACATCTCGGTACAGACCCGAAAAGTCGCCGAGCAAGGCACCGAGGTGATCCAGCAGGCCGCCAGCGAGATGCGTCAGATCGCCAGCAACATCGAGGACTCCTCGTCGCAGATCGCCCGGCTCGGCGAGCGCTCGGAACAGATCACCGCCATCGTCAACACCATTCGTGCCATCGCCGACCAGACCAACCTGCTGGCGCTCAATGCCGCCATCGAGGCCGCCCGCGCCGGCGAACAAGGCCGCGGCTTCGCCGTGGTGGCCGACGAAGTGCGCCAGCTGGCGGCCCGAACCAGTGGTTCGACAGCGGAAATCTCCAGCATGATCGACATGATCCAGAACGAGACCCAGCAAGCCATCAAGAGCATGGACGGCACCCGGGAGCGGGCGGCCAAGGGCGTACAACTGGCGGACCAGGCCGGTTCCGCGATCCTGCAGATTCGCGACGGCGCCAGTGAGGCGGTAGAGGCGGTGAGCGTCTTCGCCGGGGACCGCGGCGCGCTCTGA
- a CDS encoding diguanylate cyclase: protein MENQRGKGLSFARRIYRPRIIGLGIGGISVCAAIYPLAPPDWVWALLLFHGLVWPHLAFQLSTRSAFPYQAERRNMLYDSLLGGFWAATMQFNPLPTVTILSMMAMNNVAAGGLRFFIRGSLAQCGGILLSWMLFSATFTTRISALQIYACLPMLTLYPLAVGTVCYRLAIKLSEHKRALSALSRTDSLTGLLNHGSWKDLLHIKFHKCQQRQIEASIALIDIDHFKAINDTYGHIIGDTVLRHLSNELRRNLRHDDLAGRYGGDEFCVILPRMTRQQAVDVMERLRQVFSQYRHPQVEGLKVSLSIGLAAFDPNFQDPSRWLHAADQALYQAKNNGRNRIASSDGGQQVSQKQMA, encoded by the coding sequence ATGGAAAATCAACGCGGCAAAGGGCTGTCATTTGCCCGGCGCATCTATCGACCAAGGATCATAGGTCTGGGCATCGGCGGCATCAGTGTCTGCGCCGCAATCTACCCCCTGGCGCCACCGGACTGGGTCTGGGCCCTGCTCCTGTTCCATGGCCTGGTCTGGCCCCACCTGGCTTTCCAGCTCTCCACCCGCTCGGCCTTCCCCTACCAGGCAGAGCGACGCAACATGCTGTACGACTCACTGCTCGGCGGATTCTGGGCAGCCACCATGCAATTCAATCCGCTACCCACGGTGACCATCCTGTCGATGATGGCCATGAACAATGTGGCCGCGGGTGGGCTGCGCTTTTTCATCCGCGGCAGCCTGGCCCAATGTGGCGGGATACTGCTGTCATGGATGCTGTTTTCAGCCACCTTCACGACCCGGATCAGCGCACTGCAGATCTACGCCTGCCTGCCCATGCTGACCCTCTATCCGCTGGCGGTGGGCACGGTTTGCTATCGCCTGGCGATCAAGCTGTCCGAGCACAAGCGGGCCCTGAGTGCCCTGAGCCGCACCGACAGTCTCACCGGCTTGCTCAACCATGGGTCCTGGAAGGACCTGCTGCACATCAAGTTCCACAAATGCCAGCAGCGGCAGATCGAAGCCAGCATCGCGCTGATCGACATCGATCATTTCAAGGCGATCAACGATACCTACGGCCACATCATCGGCGACACGGTACTGCGCCACCTGAGCAACGAGCTGCGACGCAACCTGCGCCATGATGACCTGGCCGGGCGCTATGGCGGTGACGAGTTCTGCGTGATCCTGCCCCGCATGACCCGTCAGCAGGCCGTGGATGTCATGGAGCGCCTGCGCCAGGTGTTCAGCCAATATCGGCACCCACAGGTAGAAGGCCTGAAGGTCAGCCTGAGCATTGGCCTCGCCGCCTTCGACCCGAACTTCCAGGATCCGTCCCGCTGGCTCCACGCCGCAGACCAGGCGCTGTACCAGGCCAAGAACAATGGCCGCAACCGGATCGCCAGCAGCGATGGAGGACAACAGGTGTCACAGAAACAAATGGCATAA
- a CDS encoding AraC family transcriptional regulator: protein MRNISIDQLDQTPRPVLAIGTDYADGQRLPRHRHRRAQLLYGATGVMQVGTDLGNWVVPPQRAVWIPPGVEHEVLMLGVSTRSLYIEPAAAPLDSSSCRVIGVSPLLRQLLLEAVEIPLEYDQRGRDGLLVELLLQELQRCRPLPLHIPLPAAGALLELCQAFLACPDIHQSPQRWADHLHVSLRTFNRSFRQQTGMSFIQWRQQACVVQALARLAEAQSVTRIALDFGYDSPGAFSTMFRRVLGQPPTLYLNRLEPALGKTL from the coding sequence ATGCGCAATATCTCCATTGACCAACTGGACCAGACCCCACGCCCGGTGCTCGCCATCGGCACCGACTACGCCGATGGGCAACGCCTGCCACGCCATCGTCATCGGCGGGCGCAACTCTTGTACGGCGCCACTGGCGTCATGCAAGTGGGCACCGACCTGGGAAACTGGGTGGTTCCTCCCCAGCGAGCGGTGTGGATCCCCCCGGGAGTGGAGCATGAAGTGCTGATGCTTGGAGTCAGCACCCGCAGCCTGTACATCGAGCCTGCCGCGGCCCCGCTGGACAGCAGTAGCTGCCGGGTCATCGGCGTTTCGCCACTGCTGCGCCAATTGCTGCTGGAGGCGGTGGAGATTCCTCTTGAATACGATCAACGAGGACGTGATGGATTACTGGTCGAACTGTTGCTGCAGGAATTGCAGCGCTGCCGCCCCCTGCCCTTGCACATCCCCTTGCCTGCCGCGGGAGCTCTGCTGGAGCTGTGCCAGGCCTTTCTCGCCTGTCCCGATATCCACCAGTCCCCTCAACGCTGGGCCGATCACTTGCATGTCAGCCTGCGAACTTTCAATCGCAGCTTCCGCCAGCAGACGGGCATGAGCTTCATTCAATGGCGCCAACAGGCCTGCGTAGTCCAGGCCCTGGCACGCCTGGCAGAGGCGCAGAGCGTGACACGAATCGCTCTGGACTTCGGCTACGACAGCCCCGGTGCATTCTCGACCATGTTTCGCCGGGTGCTGGGACAGCCCCCAACCCTCTATCTGAACCGCCTGGAGCCGGCGCTGGGAAAGACCCTGTGA
- a CDS encoding MBL fold metallo-hydrolase → MAIVSSSVTHVPRQETSRQEQGAFRNHVPVSRAGFGKTLQIFWNMLFHKPRNTRPAGAIPVSPLTREQLLAAPDQSVFRLGHSTVLLKMRGKFWITDPVFAERASPVQWAGPKRFHQPPISLAALPEIEAVILSHDHYDHLDHQTVLALASKTRHFLTPLGVGDTLIKWGVPAAKVRQLDWWQGCEIEGVCFIATPSQHFSGRGLFDGNRTLWASWVMIDGLTRIFFSGDTGYFEGFKRIGQQYGPFDLTLMETGAYNVEWPHVHMQPEQTLQAHLDLQGRWLLPIHNGTFDLAMHAWHEPFDRILALAWERSINITTPQMGQAFSLGQPERGAAWWLEVDGALEQVGVESA, encoded by the coding sequence ATGGCCATTGTCTCGTCCAGCGTCACCCATGTTCCTCGTCAGGAAACCTCGCGCCAGGAGCAGGGTGCTTTCCGCAATCACGTACCGGTGAGCCGTGCAGGTTTCGGCAAGACCTTGCAGATCTTCTGGAACATGCTGTTCCACAAACCCCGCAATACTCGTCCGGCCGGCGCCATTCCGGTGTCCCCGCTGACCCGCGAACAATTGCTGGCCGCGCCTGACCAGAGTGTCTTCCGGCTTGGGCATTCCACGGTGTTGCTGAAGATGCGTGGCAAGTTCTGGATCACCGATCCCGTATTTGCCGAGCGTGCTTCACCGGTGCAATGGGCCGGGCCAAAACGCTTTCATCAACCGCCCATCAGCCTTGCGGCATTGCCGGAAATCGAGGCGGTCATCCTCTCCCACGATCATTACGATCATCTGGATCACCAGACGGTGCTGGCCCTGGCGAGCAAGACCCGGCATTTTCTCACTCCCCTGGGCGTGGGTGACACGCTGATCAAGTGGGGAGTGCCCGCAGCCAAGGTGCGGCAGCTGGACTGGTGGCAGGGATGTGAAATCGAAGGGGTCTGTTTCATCGCCACGCCATCGCAGCATTTTTCCGGGCGTGGCCTGTTCGATGGCAACCGTACCTTGTGGGCCTCCTGGGTGATGATCGATGGGCTGACGCGAATTTTCTTCAGCGGCGACACCGGTTATTTCGAAGGTTTCAAGCGTATTGGCCAGCAATACGGTCCATTCGACCTGACGCTGATGGAAACCGGCGCCTACAACGTCGAATGGCCCCATGTGCACATGCAGCCGGAGCAGACCCTGCAGGCTCATCTCGACCTTCAGGGGCGCTGGTTGCTGCCGATCCATAACGGCACCTTCGACCTGGCCATGCACGCCTGGCATGAGCCTTTTGACCGTATCCTGGCCCTGGCCTGGGAGCGCAGTATCAACATCACAACGCCGCAGATGGGGCAGGCCTTCAGCCTTGGCCAGCCCGAGCGGGGAGCGGCCTGGTGGCTGGAGGTGGATGGAGCCCTGGAACAGGTGGGTGTCGAGTCTGCCTGA
- a CDS encoding TetR/AcrR family transcriptional regulator, with the protein MTAPKRLTDLKRNAIVQAAIREFRTSGFDITSMDKIAATAGVSKRTVYNHFPSKEELFAEILNKLWVSISTQTEITYHGDQPLREQLAGLLRAKLLLLADDNFLDLARVAIAAAIHSPERAQNMVARLGEREEGLARWIRGAQADGRLKPVDPEFAAQQLHGLLKSFALWPQITLGQPPLAADVQSRVVESALDMFLGHYQA; encoded by the coding sequence ATGACAGCTCCGAAGCGCCTTACCGACCTCAAGCGCAATGCCATCGTTCAGGCTGCGATCAGGGAGTTTCGTACCAGTGGTTTCGACATCACCAGCATGGACAAGATCGCTGCCACGGCCGGGGTGTCCAAGCGTACGGTGTACAACCACTTCCCCAGCAAGGAAGAGCTGTTCGCCGAGATCCTCAACAAGCTCTGGGTCAGCATCAGCACACAGACGGAAATCACCTACCACGGCGACCAGCCTCTGCGCGAACAGCTGGCCGGTTTGCTGCGAGCCAAGCTGCTGCTGCTTGCCGATGACAATTTCCTCGACCTGGCCCGAGTGGCCATTGCCGCCGCCATTCACTCACCGGAACGCGCGCAGAACATGGTGGCGCGCCTGGGCGAACGGGAAGAAGGCCTGGCTCGCTGGATTCGCGGCGCTCAGGCCGACGGCCGGCTCAAGCCGGTGGACCCGGAATTCGCTGCCCAGCAGTTGCACGGACTGCTCAAGAGCTTTGCCTTGTGGCCCCAGATCACCCTGGGCCAGCCGCCCCTGGCAGCGGACGTGCAATCGCGGGTCGTCGAGTCGGCCCTGGACATGTTCCTCGGTCACTATCAAGCCTGA